In the genome of Impatiens glandulifera chromosome 6, dImpGla2.1, whole genome shotgun sequence, the window ACTATCTATGCATGTATTTTGACCTATGTACAAACAAAAACATGtttctgattttttattttcttatattatctCTTAAATTAATACTTGtatcaattaaaaatcaaaattaattttcctATGGATATTTcgaaatgaaatatataatttctttttatgttttataattattatattttttattatttatgtctTACTTGTTTCGATAAAACTAAAATCAGACAGTGAACCGTTGTAAcataattaaactcataatattttatctttatggAATCATTTGTGTCCCCTAAACtaaagtaaatttatataattaattaagttgattttataataatattttttttacgttataaataaagagaaacaaatgtttttttattgtaaagagtagttaaattattaaataaaagttagtaTTATTATAATACATGATCACGTGGAGAATGTTGTTGAATATTTAGACAATCAATCACTTTCAAAATAGAGTTAATAAATACAGctaattaatttcaataattaattttagctTCACTATTGTCCAGTAATAAAACTGTGTGTGTGTTtatgtgtgtgagagagaaagagggcACCGAAAATAGACTATTCACGAGAATACTGATTTGCATTAAATAACTTCAAGGCTCTATTTTAGTTGTTAGGTTTGTttgatatgaattatttgaaattgtttttcaataatttacTAGCTATCTACCAAATTATTATGTACTTCTTTCccttacatataaaaataaaatatacatatcaAAGCCTTTTCcattataacattattatttattttggtttgttataatatattttaaaattatttgattaaaatatatttaaaataaaactaattcaaacaagactttaaataaagatattttaactTAACACATAAACatgcatttaaaattaataattgaatttagaaatatatatatatatatatatatatgaaactcaaatcaatatgtttttataatattcaactacactattatttttgttcgtaattctaatatatatatatatatatatatattttttttttttatgtttttagacaaaaatatcttaatattttatcatttacaaaaattgatatttaaaatgtcgaattatatatatatatttttaaatttagtaattaacattttgaaatcatattatcttttattaatttagatagTTAACATTTTGATccgacttttttttttaaatattaatatgataaatcaatattttttaatttaataagttaatatatcgaattaatatttatttttcttaataagaaTCGATCATTAAACAAAAGTTCTAGACATTTAAActattctaaaaaaatgttacaaatcaatatttttaatatttttaataatataaataatatatatttaaattattttttttatatatattttttttaattgaaattataattttaaaatatagtgattttattgtatttcaatataattataataaaattataaatataataaaattataattatatttctaatGTTAATACCAATTCCAATTTCTAACTATCAAATAAGGggatataataatttgtttccAAATCTCTTTTACTCATCTTAATTGTTTCGACAGTGAGGGACAAAACAGTccttttacaaaataaaataaaatagtaattacacttttatcccaaaaatataGAGTGGATGATTAAacataaactaaataaaacatatccttaatcatatttaactaatgaataaaaaaaaatgactcaaatctAGTTTTGTGCCTAGAGAATATAAAATCCTCTTTTTATATGTCTGGAAAACACTTTATGGTTGGTACTTTTTCACACTTTAGAAATCCaataaataacataatcaattcatcatcatcatcatcacgcGTTCTTGGCTCGGTGACACATATTCGAAACGTGAAAACACCGTCATTATAATCTATCAAAACCATTCCAAACAGTAAAAGAAAATACCCTTTCTTCAATTTCACCCAGATCCCCCTCTCTCTTGAAAGCTACCTCATTTGTCTTCATTACTTCATTTCCCTTCTTCCCCACCTTTCCTTTTTATGTTGTCTCTTCTAATTTCTTCATTCCCATTCAGTTTAGTATTTCTGTTTCCTCATTCAAATGCACTTTGATTCGTCTACATCTGCATAAATCTAGTGAGGATCTGATTCATCAGGGGAAATGGGGAAGAGGGTTGTTTTCAGTTGCTTATGGGGTTTATTGATTGGGTTTTTTCTCAGATTTGTTAATGGGTTTCAGTATACTAATCTAACAGAGCTTACATTAGACCCTTTTCATGGCGGCTCTGTTTACTCCGCCGCCGTTTATGGCGGTGGAAATCCTCTAATGGTGGGTCTTACTCTCATTCAAGGTGCTGCTTCTAAGGGCGCTGGTAATATTTCTCTCCTGTTTGTATATCTGCATTAGATTTGATCTACATTTGAGATTTCTTCATTGTGTTCTTGAAGATTAATGAATTATTGATGTTTTGGCATTGCATGTACTGTTATTGGTTGTTCTTAGTCACTTTCAGTTTAAATTTCTCACTACCCACTTGACAATAATTGATCTTATTACTGTAAACAGTTAAAAAACCTGATTTGGAAACCTATTCAATTATTGATAAATGATAATAGATGCATATGTATGCAGTTTGTTTGGATGGTACATTGCCTGGTTATCATATACACCGCGGTTATGGATCTGGTGCAAATAGTTGGCTTGTTCAATTGGAGGTTAGTTAGTTCAATTTCgtgttttaaaaatgtttataagcctctttgttttgttttcgTAATTGAGAATGAATCTTTGAATGGTAAAGGGTGGTGGGTGGTGTAACACCATTAGAAACTGCGTTTATCGAAAGAAGACTAGGCGTGGTTCGTCGAATTATATGGAAAAACAGTTAGCATTTGCGGGAATTCTTAGCAATAAGGCTGAAGAAAATCCAGGTCTTTTGTTTTTGATGTCCTGGTTTCAACTGTTAGTTAAATCTATTAGTTTGTTTTGTCTCAATCTGTTTTTTTCGACAGATTTCTTTAATTGGAACAGAGTAAAACTTCGTTATTGTGATGGCGCTTCATTTGCTGGAGATAGTGAAGACAAGGTTGGTTACCTCTTGTTTCGATGTTTGTTGTAGATTACAGTTATAAATATgtaatgaaaataaaagtatttaggTATTTTCAGATCGAGATTTTTGATTTAGTTAAGCCCTATGTCGGTTTCTTTGTTATCatgtttctcattttttattctcattaaGAACACCCCTTAAGTTTAGTCGTGCtagtttcttaaattaaaaaaaaaaaatcggttaAATTACAATTTGTTTTTTCAGGCTGCACAATTGCAGTTTAGAGGCCAACGGATATGGTCGGCTGCCATGGAAGAATTGATGTCGAAAGGGATGCGTTATGCCAACCAGGTTAGGCCTTCAATTTCGTCGAAATTATCATTTATTCTCtgatttatttgtatttatttttcattttttcaggCTCTTCTTTCGGGTTGTTCTGCTGGTGGACTATCGGTTGTGCTACATTGTGACGAGTTTCGCAATTTATTTCCTAGAAATATTAAAGTGAAGTGTCTCAGCGATGCTGGCTTATTCTTGGACGCGTAAATATCTTTTTTATCCTTAAATCTTATGTAATTTATCGTAAATCATTTATGTTTTAACTGTTTTGAATTTGCAGAGTTGACGTTTCTGGTGGTCGAACTTTAAGGAACTTCTTTAACGGTGTAGTTAACTTGCAGGTATTCGAAATTCCAAcacaaaaagaataataatactatttcaataaacttttcattttgtaaatgGTCCGGATGTAAAGACTCGAACACATTACCTGAGGACTTaccaatatttcaaataaactaatCGATTTTTTCGCTTAAAACAGGGAGTGAAATATAATTTGCCTCGTGGTTGCACTAACCATCTCGATCCTACTTCAGTAAGCCTTCCATTTCTCGAATTGATTCCATTTCATTGTCTTATTTTCAATCCTCGAATATTTAGCGATGTGTTTGGTTTGTTTTCCAGTGTTTTTTCCCGGAGAACTTGATTAACAACGTCCAAACCCCACTTTTCATTCTCAATGCAGCCTATGATGCATGGCAGGTAATAATGAATGGTAGAACCATTTGTTGATAATAGTTTgaattgtttatttgaaaacctcgTTCTTGAATCTTGATCAGATCCAAGCTAGCTTGGCTCCTTCTTCGGCCGACCCTCGTGGCTACTGGAAATATTGCAGGCTGAACAATGCTCGTTGTTCATCATCACAGATCCAGTTCCTACAAGGTTATATTGCGCTTGTTTATAttggtattttagttaataatttgatttatacaatattttcaaataatccaaaccAAACTAGCAATACAAAAGTACACATTTTGCATTTGGTTTGTATAACAACTTTGAATTAGcaaccaaaaaaaatcaaagttgaaTTTGtgtttcgtcaaaaaaaataatttcattaatttaaaaagttatattttttttaaaatattttatttggatattgatttagatgaaataatggTACGAGTAACGAGATAtactttaattatgtatatattttaacaaatttaataacatttgtcCGTTCAAACTCAGCTTCACTTCTTCAACTCTCGATGTCTCAGTtgttatttaatgaattaaaaccatttttttttgttgatgtcCTATACAGCTTTCAGGAACCATATGTTGAGTTCGGTAAAGCGCTTCTCGTATTCGAGGCAAAATGGTTTGTTTATCAATTCGTGTTTTGCACATTGCCAAACCGAGAGACAAGACACATGGTTTTCCGATAACGCCCCTCTCATTGGAAACAAGGTATACCCTTAAACCCTAGGACTTACCCTTTGTTTTGGTTTCTGATTCGGTTCAAACTTATTTGTAGGGGATTGCATTAGCAGTTGGAGATTGGTATTTTGATAGGGCAGGATGCAAAGCAATTGATTGTCCATATCCATGTGACAGAACTTGTCACAACTTGGTTTTCAAATATTGATCCCCtcaaatttcactttttttttttttcaatttggacattttatttatcaattggCTCAATTGATATATTACCATCTTATTTATAGAACTGATTCTATTGAAATTTGAAGCCAATAAAAACAACTATTGGctaatattttgaattacaGAGTTACTATACTTGTAttggaatattaattattattgtaagcTTTTAATATGCCAATGGAAATTATTTCTTTAGTATACTTgcaactttattaatattacaattcaatataattattgcAATAAGTAAagtgattaaattaattatcgtaacttaatttaaaagaaagagATTGAAGTGAGTTGCACGTCAGGAAAAAAAGAATTATCGGGTCCCATTTCGGCCTccatatttgaattttgaaatattggAATTGCATTTGAATCTTATAATGTtatctttttgaaaatttgaaataagtcattataaatatttagatctTGTTCACCAAATAAGAAAGTCTAAACTAAGTGCCAGCCCACAAAATAAATCAGATGGAGCTTGTTTTAATGTCAAAATCATTAGTGTTCCAAAGTcacattattattgttattttatatcagttaaattcataatttaatttttaaactaagcTCATAAAGTCTTTAGGCAcattcaattctaatttctGAATAAGTCCCGATTAGGGCGACAAATGAGTCAAGTTGTTCGTAAACCATTCAGTCAAAACTCAATTTGAGTTTGACTTTAACCAAGTTCcagtcgagttcgagccgactcgtttaatattcgagtcgagcttGAGTTCATATTATACTTGTTCGGTAACTTTCGAGatttttcaaacatataataaataatattttttttatttatttattttaatattaaaatttaaaataaatattttttttttataaatatttaaaaatttaattttagttcaagttttTCGAGTCGAGTCGAACTTGTAGGTAAATAGTTGAGTTGAGctcaaactcaaatttataaactcgtttgagttcgagttcgagctgagataataaatattagtcgAGCTTGAACTCGACTCATTTACAACCCTAGTTTCGACGAATGAATTCATGTTCTATATGTGGAGGACTACTGAAAGATGTatgaaactaatattttttttaataactaatttaaattattaaatatttacaatagaATGGTTGAAAGTTGAAACATGACCCtacacatatttaatttattcatattgaATTTAAGCTATTTAAAACATgaaacataattatatttagGTTTTTAATTAGATTGTTATTTAGATAcattatgttatgtttatttaacattttattttttcaaatgttaGCCTTAAATGATCAACATGTATCCCTTAAAAGGGTCCGATACTATGTTGACCCGCCCGAAAAGAGTCCGGTCGGGTTTAGGCCTGGTGTTTTATGGGCCGACAAAGACATTGATTGCTTTGTCTAATTTCTTGACAattatttagagagagaaagagagtgaTCCTCTTTTTGCTACTTGCTCCGGTCACAATCTACTTGTCTTTCTCATCCTCCGTACGTTTACTTATTACTttaatctctctctctccctctctctcttcCTAGGATGTAAagaatacttgtttttttatgcGTCAATTTTGATTTCGACACTCTTTTTGAGTCATAATTATACTTGTCTGTAGATTTCCCttgttaaaatttaagaaatgtgTAAAATTTCAGTTCTTTAGATGATTGCCCATTACCTATTTGATAAAATGCCTAcctgaaaaaagaaaagaaaataccCATACTTGTATCAGTTTTATCCATCCATGGTTTGTCTTGAAATGAAACCTACCCTGTGTTCTTGGCAGggattgatttgaaaataatttttttgataattttgaaaccTACCCTCTTTCTCTGTCACCATATAATGAATTGGGGATATGATTTCTGTGAACATGTGCCAATCATATAAGCATGTGGGAGATCGGTTGCTTTGTCTCTGTTCACAGTCCTCTCATTGAGCAAATCATTTGCCAACTTAGCAAATCAAGTGACCTCAACCGCTTCCAGGCCCAACTAGTTAAATACTTTGTTCAAGATAAGATCGATATCATcttgtaatatataatatgacctATGACCTATGATCTGACCCCCCCTCCCCTCATCCTTCCCTTCATAATGACACTACATTTGGTCCCATTTCTTTCTACCCTCAAAAAGTCAGACTCTTGTTCTTATTTGAAAACTCATAAAAACTTACATCAGTTCTCATGTTCTTATGCTACCATTCTTCCAATTAAGAGTTTCTTATGCATTTTGTAACTAATCACTTTAAAACTAAGTCTTTGCATTCATAGTATTGTTTCCGGTCTAGTTCTGTATCTTTTAAGGTTTAGGGACAGAGTGTCATAGTCATAATTCTAGATTATAATGTTGAAATCTCTGTTATCTGATTTGCTCAATAATATTCTCTCTTCATGGTGGACGTACCCAAgtttatcttggtgaaccacaATAAATCCGTGTATTTCTTTATTGTTGTCACCTTCTTTTACCATCCGTTCTAACACATTCATTTACATGTTATGGAAACAAatagattttgtttatttaaaatgagaTATGGAGACTATTAAGAATTGAACTTAATAATATGAAACTCACCATCCTGTTTGCTGACATCTCATCATAGAAGATTAAATGTAGGGCCTAAAGAAGAGTGTCTAATAATTTGCTTCACATGCATCCACGGTTGATACAACCattcttttatatttgttaaatgagttttcttcaacatatatatattctatagcTTTGCTCAACCGACATTCGAAGAGAGGTAAGTGATGATggtaaaattttcaattaatacaCAATATTCCATTCtacttttataattaacaagtcttgaattttttgttatttttctacAATGATATGATTgagatattttctttctttatttatttatcactaGAATACATGAATAATTTTCTTTGCCATCTCTTTCTTAAGTATCTGCATCAGCATCTCCCTATCATGGGGACCTCTGAAACTATATGCTCCCTTCCCGTTTATGGTAAAAGTTTAGTTTTTTAGTGAGAAAACACAGTAAAGTTCTTACTCACAATTATGAAATATTCCCTTCACAtggaatttgaatttgtttaggGTTATGACATATTTTACATAATTGAAAAGTAGTTTGAAGGTTTTCCCATGGCTCTACAACATTACAAAGAAATCGCAAAATGTAACACAACTTATCCAAATTTACAGAGAGAATTACAAACCTCACAAATCAAAAACAAAGTAGAAAATGTGATATGTGAAAACAGAGTTTAAACATGACTTTATTCTGAATTTTCTCCATGTCCATTCCTATAGCAACAAATGATGGATggtatatatgatatatatacgAGAAAGATGGAGAATTTTTGTATCAGGATTATCTACAGACTGGAGAAGAACACCATGGAAACCAGCTAGGAATATTGGCCATATGTTGTGGCAAGTCTATTGAATTGcttattaaatatgtcaattgaTTGTTGCTGCTCCACGACTGGCCAAATATTACTTGATCCATGTATGGTTGATTGTGTTTCTGGTTTATCTCCGTTATAAATATCTTGAGGAGCTTGATTTTGAACTGCAGTTCCCAGTAAAAATGGGGTTTGGAGATATTCAGACCATTTGAtgtcttcttcttcgttttcAGGTTTTAAACAGTCTGCTGTCACAGTCCATGAGAAAGCAGCAGTATTGCTGCTACTTCCATTGCTGCTTGTACTGTTCCAATTTGGAACACCATTAACACTTATGGACCCCAATGAGGTAGTTGTAGCAGTAGTAGTAGTAGTTTCGGATGGAATTGTAGAAGGGAAAGTGAAGTCAGTAGAAGATGTGGAATTCTGATTGAAGAACAGGGTTGTGTTTGGATTCATGGAAAGTCcaatatttgattcataattGAACTGTTGTGGAATAGAGAAGAAGCCTGGAAAATCAGTCGCAGGAG includes:
- the LOC124941458 gene encoding pectin acetylesterase 12-like; its protein translation is MGKRVVFSCLWGLLIGFFLRFVNGFQYTNLTELTLDPFHGGSVYSAAVYGGGNPLMVGLTLIQGAASKGAVCLDGTLPGYHIHRGYGSGANSWLVQLEGGGWCNTIRNCVYRKKTRRGSSNYMEKQLAFAGILSNKAEENPDFFNWNRVKLRYCDGASFAGDSEDKAAQLQFRGQRIWSAAMEELMSKGMRYANQALLSGCSAGGLSVVLHCDEFRNLFPRNIKVKCLSDAGLFLDAVDVSGGRTLRNFFNGVVNLQGVKYNLPRGCTNHLDPTSCFFPENLINNVQTPLFILNAAYDAWQIQASLAPSSADPRGYWKYCRLNNARCSSSQIQFLQAFRNHMLSSVKRFSYSRQNGLFINSCFAHCQTERQDTWFSDNAPLIGNKGIALAVGDWYFDRAGCKAIDCPYPCDRTCHNLVFKY
- the LOC124941459 gene encoding transcription factor MYB61-like; the protein is MGRHSCCYKQKLRKGLWSPEEDEKLIKHITKFGHGCWSSVPKLAALQRCGKSCRLRWINYLRPDLKRGTFSQQEETQIIELHTVLGNRWSQIAAQLPGRTDNEIKNLWNSSIKKKLRQRGIDPNTHKPISDQLIENDLLEKSTNPSPVVDIQKSSPATDFPGFFSIPQQFNYESNIGLSMNPNTTLFFNQNSTSSTDFTFPSTIPSETTTTTATTTSLGSISVNGVPNWNSTSSNGSSSNTAAFSWTVTADCLKPENEEEDIKWSEYLQTPFLLGTAVQNQAPQDIYNGDKPETQSTIHGSSNIWPVVEQQQSIDIFNKQFNRLATTYGQYS